A single genomic interval of bacterium harbors:
- a CDS encoding DUF4238 domain-containing protein, with protein MSTKKRHHHFISDFLSKKFSPNSSQVYVYDHTTKQIKFISSRDLFVRKHLYTIETKVGRDSNLVEDIYEERFETPAANTINSLLRKLEKGKYEMSSLVSLEGFTNILRFCIASDLRTPNRLMQLRLIVMRGLNTLAFAMQHANFDEPDETLRVKANPDYLLLKSIEKIDEIVSSCFEMRLHIILNRDTDKRFVLPDQPVVLITNEPFEYKSSDLQILFPISSRVLLIFDRKTNSNAIIETSGDEVDKLNLNICSRFYKYIGCESDSYLKYFTTKFDLITQKIPTEEDFEREVEAIRNDIKAGGKIEPGSRSRIVLSKDGVKYLNLGKKRDDA; from the coding sequence ATGTCTACTAAAAAACGACATCATCATTTTATTTCTGACTTCTTAAGTAAGAAATTCAGCCCTAATTCGTCACAAGTATATGTATATGACCACACTACTAAACAAATTAAATTTATATCAAGCCGTGATTTGTTTGTCAGAAAACACTTATATACAATTGAAACAAAAGTAGGAAGAGACTCGAATCTTGTTGAAGATATCTACGAAGAGCGTTTTGAGACGCCCGCCGCCAATACTATCAATAGTCTACTTCGGAAATTGGAAAAAGGTAAATATGAAATGAGTTCTCTAGTTTCTCTTGAGGGTTTTACAAATATTCTCAGATTTTGTATTGCATCAGATTTGCGTACTCCGAATAGATTGATGCAACTCAGGTTAATTGTTATGAGAGGACTCAATACTTTAGCGTTCGCAATGCAGCATGCCAATTTCGATGAGCCTGATGAAACATTGCGTGTAAAAGCCAATCCAGATTATCTGTTGTTAAAAAGCATTGAAAAAATAGATGAAATTGTTAGCTCATGCTTTGAAATGCGATTGCATATTATCCTCAATCGAGACACTGATAAACGATTTGTTTTACCGGATCAACCTGTTGTATTGATTACAAATGAGCCATTTGAATACAAATCGAGTGACCTCCAGATACTTTTTCCTATTTCAAGCCGTGTCCTTTTAATTTTTGACAGAAAAACCAACTCAAATGCGATAATTGAGACGTCGGGCGATGAAGTGGACAAGCTAAACCTTAATATTTGTTCCCGATTCTACAAATATATCGGCTGTGAGTCAGATAGTTACCTCAAGTATTTTACAACCAAATTTGACTTGATAACTCAAAAAATCCCAACTGAAGAAGATTTTGAACGTGAGGTTGAAGCGATTCGCAATGACATAAAAGCTGGTGGAAAAATTGAGCCGGGCTCACGAAGTCGTATCGTACTTTCTAAAGATGGTG